From Solibacillus sp. FSL W7-1464:
AAAAAGTATTCATAAAATTTACTTCGTCGTAGTTTCGAATTTATACAAAGGCTTAATATATCCGATTTAAATTGATCAATCTTGTGTTGATTTTCCACCATTAAATCACCTTTTCTTTACTATTGCGATGTCGGTTCATTCACTTAACCTCAAGTATACACGCTTTATGTCTTATTGACTATTCAAATTTGTTATATTTTTCTAATAATCACCTCAATTTGATTTGTTTTTTATGTATTCAAGAATTTTACCGTCCTTATCTACTACCCACTTTTATGCTTAAATACCCACAAAATTAATAATTTTTTTTCATTTTATTTTACTTCATATTATATTTAAAAAATAATACTCCTTTGTTGACGGATGAATAAAAAAAAGATACAATAGCCTTTGTGTAAAATGAATGCAGTAGTTGTATAACTTAAATGTAGTATTTTATTCCTTCTGTCTAGACAGAATGGTGTATTGCGTAACCCTTTCGGCTGCATGGGCGAAGATACATGAAAATAGAATACCGTTTAATGTCGGGTACAACTGGTTTTTTCTTTTACAACAAAAACCAATTTTAAGGAGGAGACACAATTATGTCTCGTTATACAGGTCCATCTTGGAAACTATCTCGTCGTCTTGGTATTTCATTAAGCGGCACAGGTAAAGAAATCGCAAAACGCCCTTACGCACCAGGTCAACACGGCCCGAACTCTCGTGGTAAAAAATCAGAGTACGGTCTACAATTAACTGAAAAACAAAAATTACGTCATATGTACGGTATGACTGAACGTCAATTCAAAAACACTTACCTACGTGCTGGTAAATTACAAGGTGTACACGGTGAAAACTTCATGATTTTACTTGAAACTCGCCTTGACAACCTAGTTTACCGTTTAGGTTTAGCTCGCACTCGTCGTGCAGCTCGTCAATTAGTTAACCACGGTCACATCTTAGTTGATGGTAACCGCGTTGACATCCCATCTTACTCAGTAAAACCAGGTCAAACGATCTCTTTACGTGAGAAATCAGCTAACCTTTCAGTTGTTGCTGAATCAATCGAAGTAAACAGCTTCGTACCAGAATATTTATCATTCGATGCAGACTCTAAAGTAGGTACTTTCGTACGTTTACCAGAGCGCTCTGAATTATCTGCTGAAATCAACGAACAATTCATCGTAGAGTTCTACTCTCGTTAATCTTTCGAGTTTCAGATATATTCGAATCAAACCATCAAGCCCTGTTCATCAGGTGCTTGGTGGTTTTTTTATTCCTTAAATAAATTTCAGCAAAACTTTTAAAAATTTGTTCAATCGCCCCGATCAACCTTTCTTCGTTGAATAGGATAACGAGGAAAGGGGGTGAATTTAATGGGTTACGGATATGAAGGGTATCAACAACAAGCAAACTACGGTGGTTACGGCTGTGGTGGCGGTGGTAACAGCGGCGGTAATAGCTCAACTTTCGTTCTGATCGTTGTTCTATTCATTCTTTTAATTATTGTCGGCGCTACTTTTGCTTACTAATAGCATCGATTCACAAAATCTTTAGCTAGCCAGTAATAATTCCAACTACTTATTACTGCTTTTCACGCCATTAGGGTCACTTCCCCCAGTGACCCTTTTAATTTTTAGTTTTTAATTTCTGCACAATAGACAACATACAAGCCCGCCAACAATAAAAAAGATGCTGTACGCTCATATAGCGGCAGCATCTTTAAATTATATTTTGAATACATAGTAATTTT
This genomic window contains:
- a CDS encoding YjcZ family sporulation protein, which codes for MGYGYEGYQQQANYGGYGCGGGGNSGGNSSTFVLIVVLFILLIIVGATFAY
- the rpsD gene encoding 30S ribosomal protein S4; amino-acid sequence: MSRYTGPSWKLSRRLGISLSGTGKEIAKRPYAPGQHGPNSRGKKSEYGLQLTEKQKLRHMYGMTERQFKNTYLRAGKLQGVHGENFMILLETRLDNLVYRLGLARTRRAARQLVNHGHILVDGNRVDIPSYSVKPGQTISLREKSANLSVVAESIEVNSFVPEYLSFDADSKVGTFVRLPERSELSAEINEQFIVEFYSR